The Gorilla gorilla gorilla isolate KB3781 chromosome 17, NHGRI_mGorGor1-v2.1_pri, whole genome shotgun sequence genome contains a region encoding:
- the ST8SIA3 gene encoding alpha-N-acetylneuraminate alpha-2,8-sialyltransferase ST8SIA3, with protein sequence MRNCKMARVASVLGLVMLSVALLILSLISYVSLKKENIFTTPKYASPGAPRMYMFHAGFRSQFALKFLDPSFVPITNSLTQELQEKPSKWTFNRTAFLHQRQEILQHVDVIKNFSLTKNSVRIGQLMHYDYSSHKYVFSISNNFRSLLPDVSPITNKHYNICAVVGNSGILTGSQCGQEIDKSDFVFRCNFAPTEAFQRDVGRKTNLTTFNPSILEKYYNNLLTIQDRNNFFLSLKKLDGAILWIPAFFFHTSATVTRTLVDFFVEHRGQLKVQLAWPGNIMQHVNRYWKNKHLSPKRLSTGILMYTLASAICEEIHLYGFWPFGFDPNTREDLPYHYYDKKGTKFTTKWQESHQLPAEFQLLYRMHGEGLTKLTLSHCA encoded by the exons ATGAGAAACTGCAAAATGGCCCGGGTCGCCAGTGTGCTGGGGCTGGTCATGCTCAGCGTCGCCCTGCTGATTTTATCGCTCATCAGCTACGTGTCCCTGAAAAAGGAGAACATCTTCACCACTCCCAAGTACGCCAGCCCGGGGGCGCCCCGAATGTACATGTTCCACGCGGGATTCCG GTCACAATTTGCGCTGAAGTTTCTAGACCCGTCATTCGTGCCCATTACGAATTCTCTCACCCAGGAACTCCAAGAGAAACCTTCTAAGTGGACATTTAATCGGACAGCGTTTTTACATCAAAG gcaAGAAATTCTTCAGCATGTCgatgtaataaaaaatttttctttgaccAAGAATAGTGTTCGGATTGGACAACTGATGCACTATGATTATTCCAGCCATAAATATGTTTTCTCTATTAGCAATAACTTCCGGTCACTTCTTCCAGATGTGTCACCCATTACGAACAAGCATTATAATATTTGTGCTGTGGTTGGAAATAGTGGGATCCTGACAGGGAGCCAGTGTGGacaagaaatagataaatcagaTTTTGTTTTCCGTTGCAATTTCGCCCCTACGGAGGCTTTCCAAAGAGATGTTGGAAGAAAAACCAATCTTACCACCTTCAACCCCAGCATCCTGGAAAAATATTACAACAATCTCTTGACTATTCAGGACCGTAACAACTTTTTCCTCAGTTTAAAAAAGCTTGACGGGGCCATTCTTTGGATCCCTGCATTTTTCTTCCACACTTCAGCAACTGTGACCAGGACATTAGTTGACTTTTTTGTTGAACACAGAGGTCAGTTGAAAGTCCAACTGGCTTGGCCGGGAAATATAATGCAACATGTCAACAG GTActggaaaaacaaacatttgtCACCTAAACGGCTGAGCACAGGTATTCTTATGTACACCCTTGCATCAGCAATATGTGAAGAGATCCACTTGTATGGATTTTGGCCTTTTGGATTTGACCCCAACACAAGGGAAGATCTTCCATACCATTACTATGACAAAAAAGGAACCAAATTTACCACCAAGTGGCAGGAGTCCCACCAGCTGCCTGCTGAGTTTCAGCTGCTGTACCGAATGCATGGGGAAGGGCTCACCAAGCTGACTCTGTCACACTGTGCCTAA